A segment of the Pelorhabdus rhamnosifermentans genome:
TGAACATTACGAAGAAGGTATTAAGCGGTATTTATACTATTATCAAGATTTTCACAATGAATGTTCAAAACCATTTGACGGTATTGTTGAGGTGATAAAAGAACTAAAGAGAAAGGGAATATTAGTAGCAATGGTAACAGGGAAAGGTAGAAAAAGTGTGGATATTACCTTAGAACAGTTTGGAATGGCAGACTTATTCGAATGGATTGAAACAGGTTCTGTTATCGGAAATAGAAAATGTGAGGGAATTACTTTCGCTATTGAACGCTTTAATATTAAACCGGAAGAAGCCTATTATATTGGCGATGCACCAAGTGATATAATAGCAGCAAGGGATGCAGGCGTGGGGATTTTTTCTGCAGCATGGGCAGATAGAGTCTGTCTTGAAGAATTAAAAAGTTTGAAACCAGATAAATTATTCAGAACAATTAAAGAATTTTACGAGTTTGTTTCTATCCATTTTTAGGTGGGTTTCAAAGACCCCAGGATAACGCCTAAAGTGCGTGAATCCTGGGGTCAACTAATAGAATGGTGATTAGCATTTTTTAGTCTTATATCTTGATTTTTGATTAAAGTAAGTCATATCGGAATAACCAGCGTAAATTTTACCGGAATGATGAACTCCTTCTGGAATAAAATAACGATCACCTTTGACGAAGGTTTGTTTTACTTCGGTAATTCGACGTCTTCATTAAATTCCATGAAAAGAATTTGATGATTATCGCCTTGAGATAGGTAAGCCTTTATTCCGTTGAGTGGAATGTCTGCTTCTGGTAATTTAAGTATGGGTTCGGGAAATACAGACAAAAGCAATTCCTCCTAAAATAAATAGTTTAATGTCTTAAAATATATTTCTCTCTAGAATAACAAATTCCTTCCAATTGTTATTAAGCTTTATATGAATAATAAACCTTTGACAAATATTTTTTAATAGATTACTATGTAGTTAGTTAATATTAACTAACTACATAGTAATCTATGTTAGGAGAACTTTTACATATGGAAGAATTAATTGTTCGTTATATCAATATATTATCTGATTCTATGCGTCAGTCGATGCAGAAATATAAAGAAGAGACTGGTGGTAGTGAACTATTCAACTTAACGATTACACAACTGCATTATATTCATGCCATTCAAGAATTAAAGGGACCGACATTAACCGATCTAGTCGAACGTTTCAACGTACAAAAATCAACGGTGACAGCCACTGTAAATCGTTTGGTAGAGCGCAAGTTCGCGTATAAGATCCAGTCTGAGCAGGATTTACGAGTATATCATATTTATCTGTCTGAGCAGGGCAAGCTGCTATTAGAGATTGAAAATAAGGGCTATTATAATTTTGCGACGAAAATGACGGAATGTCTTACTGATTTTGAGAAACAAACATTTGCACAATTGTTAAATAAGGTAATTCAGGGAGTGAGTAAGCCATAGTCAGAAGAAGTATATATAAGTTAATTTTTTATTAAAAAGTTAGTTTCATGAAACTAATCTAATAATTGCTTTTATAAGCTGAACGGGCAAAGTGTTAGTAGGAGCAGATTAATAATCCTTGGAGGCGGTTCTGTGTTTTTATCATGGTTTGCTATGGGGAAGAAAGATGCGATACGGTCAACTTGTAATCCCGAACAGATGGCGGGTTTGACAGAAAAAGAAATCGATATGCTGTATTTGGCGACATTAGCACTCAGTGGACATAATACGCAGCCGTGGACGGTTTTTGTACTGGAACCGGGACACTGGATTATTGGTTCTAACTCGTCTCCATAGCGGATATCATTTAAGGCCTAATTTTGCAGGGACAGATTCAATTTATTATTCGCGTAGGCTATGTCAGGGAGTATGTACCGCTAGTGAGTTTGCGTATGCCACTAGGCAGTATAATAAAATAGCGAATTAAGAGAGGATATTGTAATTTATGAAAAAAATAAGTGTATGTATTGGTGTCGTAATGTATTTTAGTTTGGCTTTAGGAAATTTTGCTGGAGCGGCGGAACTGCCTCCCGAAGAAAAGGTTACGTTGGAAACAACTAAAACTGTCACACAAGTAACACCTGATGATAAGAAAAAGTGCAAAATGTATTTAGGTGTAGAAATTCGTTCATGGTTTCCCAAAATGAGTGGGCAGGAAACACGTAATAGTCAACTAGATTTTCAGAATGATTTGGGACATGGAAACAAGGAGCTTACTGCCATTAATCTTACTTTTATTGAAAATAGTAAGATTAATGGTAGTTATGAAAGCTATAATTTTACGGGGAACAAAACGGCTCTTGGACAGAAAAGTTTTGGTGGGCAGAATTATTTAGCTGGAGACGGACTGCATTCTGAGAAAAAGCTAATGTACTGGAAAATAGATTATCTGCCCAATTATCAAAAAACTGTAGATTCAAATTTTTCGTGGCTCGTGGGGATTCATGGGTACAAAGTGAATAGTTCGGTTGAGGTATCTGGAGTCGCAAACCGGAAAACCGAGCAATCCTATAGTGCAGTTCTCCCTACATTCGGTGCGCATTATAAACTAGGCGGAAATCGTCCTACTACTTATTATGTTGAGCTGAGTGGTACGCCGCACACTGGCAAAGGCTACAACTATGATGCAGAACTTGGTTTTCAGCATAAGTTGTCCCCCAATATAGTATTTGGGGGAGGGTATCGCTGGTTGACGATTCAAGGCGAAAAGGATAATGACCAGATGAATCTTCAATTGCGTGGCCCATTTATGCAATTAAATTGCAAACTATAAATAATATAAGGGACTCGGTAAGATGGATAATTTTAAAAAAAGTATGATTGTCATAGGTTGTATAGGTGTTTTGAGTGGAGGCGTTTATTTCTATTCATATATTTCAGCTCTTAATAACTATCAAAGCATAGTTGCAGGATTAAAAATTGATGAAGTAGATTTGTCAAAGGTAAAAGACGGTACCTTTCAAGGTAGTTGTGATGCAATCTTCGTGGCGGCAGATGTAAGTGTTACAGTAAAAGACCATAAAATAATTGATATCCGGCTTATAAGGCACAAGACCGAAAGAGGCCAACGCGCTGAGGTGATTCCTGAAGAGGTAGTAAATGCCCAGTCCTTACAAGTAGATACTATTTCTGGAGCAACAAATAGTAGCAAAGTAATTATAAAGGCAATAGAAACTGCATTGGAAAGTGGAGAACAGTAGGTGGGGGAATAAGATGATACAAAGACGCTTAGTAGCAAAAATGGAAGGGACTCGATGATAATCTCCTTCAGGGTAAATTGAACATCTTGAGCTTCTGACAAATGGAGGTGTCTAACATTGTAAATAGAATAAAAAATAATATAAGGTGGGGTGTTAAAAAATGGCTGTACGAGAAATATTACTCTTAGGAAATGAATCTCTTTATAATGTTTCACGAGAAGTTACGGAAGATATGGATATAAGAAGGCAAGTGGTTAATGATTTACACGATACAATGATAAATTTCAGAGAAAAATATGGTTTTGGTAGAGCTATTGCTGCTCCTCAAATTGGAGAGTTCTTAAGGATTATCTATATGAATCTTGATAATAAATCATACGTCCTAATTAACCCAAGATTGGAATTTGGAGAAGAAGAATTCCAATCTTGGGATGACTGTATGAGCTTTCCCGGATTAGAAGTAAAGGTAAATAGATATAAAAAATGCAAAATATCCTATAAGGATTTGCAATGGAACGATTGCTTTTTAGAATTTGAGGACGATTTATCTGAACTAATCCAGCATGAATATGATCATTTAGATGGGATATTAGCAGTACAAAGAGCAATAGATAATAAATCATTTAGAATTAACCCTAAAAAATTGGGATGTTTTTAGCGTGGATGAAGGCTCAATAGTAAGTGTATGAGCTATCTGGCCTGTACGTCACTAAACCAAAAAATGCCGCCCAGCAGCACTAAGCTGCCAGGCGGGCATTTTCAATTATGAATACTACTATCCTATCTACAACATATCCGTTACAATTTATATCTGAAACTTGCTAACAACCTCGCGGAGATCCATCGCTAGGTGGGCCAGCGCTTGACTGGATGAGGCGATTTCTTCCATAGATGCCGATTGTTCTTCGGTTGCAGCTGAT
Coding sequences within it:
- a CDS encoding HAD family hydrolase yields the protein MIKAMIFDLDGTIGNTIPLCIKAFRKSIESFMSKSISDEEIIATFGPSEEGTIKALIPEHYEEGIKRYLYYYQDFHNECSKPFDGIVEVIKELKRKGILVAMVTGKGRKSVDITLEQFGMADLFEWIETGSVIGNRKCEGITFAIERFNIKPEEAYYIGDAPSDIIAARDAGVGIFSAAWADRVCLEELKSLKPDKLFRTIKEFYEFVSIHF
- a CDS encoding MarR family winged helix-turn-helix transcriptional regulator translates to MEELIVRYINILSDSMRQSMQKYKEETGGSELFNLTITQLHYIHAIQELKGPTLTDLVERFNVQKSTVTATVNRLVERKFAYKIQSEQDLRVYHIYLSEQGKLLLEIENKGYYNFATKMTECLTDFEKQTFAQLLNKVIQGVSKP
- a CDS encoding FMN-binding protein — encoded protein: MDNFKKSMIVIGCIGVLSGGVYFYSYISALNNYQSIVAGLKIDEVDLSKVKDGTFQGSCDAIFVAADVSVTVKDHKIIDIRLIRHKTERGQRAEVIPEEVVNAQSLQVDTISGATNSSKVIIKAIETALESGEQ
- a CDS encoding peptide deformylase; protein product: MAVREILLLGNESLYNVSREVTEDMDIRRQVVNDLHDTMINFREKYGFGRAIAAPQIGEFLRIIYMNLDNKSYVLINPRLEFGEEEFQSWDDCMSFPGLEVKVNRYKKCKISYKDLQWNDCFLEFEDDLSELIQHEYDHLDGILAVQRAIDNKSFRINPKKLGCF